A single window of Gossypium hirsutum isolate 1008001.06 chromosome A10, Gossypium_hirsutum_v2.1, whole genome shotgun sequence DNA harbors:
- the LOC107896976 gene encoding uncharacterized protein isoform X1: MGHPCFHNFVSEYQKEFQLEIVCLFETRTSGVRADRIISQIRMAWSCRIEANGFSSGIWNLWNEIVSIDILAIHPQMVHMKVLNESERVGAASQSRLGCKWFQTFLFDYKIRDLGYSCSQFTWSRGNLSQRLDKVISNSEWDFFAPNYAVHNLHRLKLDNRPILVSLRLNFQWDSGPFQCLPSQMLHAEFKELVRKT; this comes from the exons ATGGGTCATCCATGCTTTCATAATTTTGTTTCTGAGTATCAAAAGGAGTTTCAACTAGAGATTGTTTGTCTTTTTGAAACCCGGACGAGTGGTGTGCGTGCTGATAGAATTATTTCTCAAATCAGAATGGCCTGGTCATGTAGGATTGAAGCTAATGGTTTTAGCAGTGGTATTTGGAACCTTTGGAATGAAATAGTTTCAATTGATATTCTAGCTATTCACCCTCAAATGGTTCATATGAAG GTGTTAAATGAGTCGGAAAGGGTTGGAGCTGCTTCTCAGTCACGACTTGGTTGCAAGTGGTTTCAGACATTCTTGTTTGATTATAAGATTCGAGATTTGGGTTATAGTTGTTCGCAATTCACTTGGAGTAGAGGGAATTTATCTCAGCGTCTTGATAAGGTAATTTCTAACTCTGAATGGGACTTCTTTGCGCCCAACTATGCTGTCCATAATCTTCATAGACTAAAATTAGATAATCGTCCTATTTTGGTCTCTTTAAGGCTGAATTTTCAATGGGACAGTGGACCCTTTCAGTGTCTACCTAGTCAGATGCTTCATGCCGAGTTTAAAGAGCTTGTGAGGAAAACTTAA
- the LOC107896976 gene encoding uncharacterized protein isoform X2, producing the protein MGHPCFHNFVSEYQKEFQLEIVCLFETRTSGVRADRIISQIRMAWSCRIEANGFSSGIWNLWNEIVSIDILAIHPQMVHMKVLNESERVGAASQSRLGCKWFQTFLFDYKIRDLGYSCSQFTWSRGNLSQRLDKKQIGWLGNGCLWTSSQVS; encoded by the exons ATGGGTCATCCATGCTTTCATAATTTTGTTTCTGAGTATCAAAAGGAGTTTCAACTAGAGATTGTTTGTCTTTTTGAAACCCGGACGAGTGGTGTGCGTGCTGATAGAATTATTTCTCAAATCAGAATGGCCTGGTCATGTAGGATTGAAGCTAATGGTTTTAGCAGTGGTATTTGGAACCTTTGGAATGAAATAGTTTCAATTGATATTCTAGCTATTCACCCTCAAATGGTTCATATGAAG GTGTTAAATGAGTCGGAAAGGGTTGGAGCTGCTTCTCAGTCACGACTTGGTTGCAAGTGGTTTCAGACATTCTTGTTTGATTATAAGATTCGAGATTTGGGTTATAGTTGTTCGCAATTCACTTGGAGTAGAGGGAATTTATCTCAGCGTCTTGATAAG AAACAAATAGGTTGGCTTGGAAATGGATGTCTATGGACAAGTTCTCAAGTGTCGTAA
- the LOC107896976 gene encoding uncharacterized protein isoform X5, translating to MDLTNAKVLNESERVGAASQSRLGCKWFQTFLFDYKIRDLGYSCSQFTWSRGNLSQRLDKKQIGWLGNGCLWTSSQVS from the exons ATGGATTTGACTAACGCTAAG GTGTTAAATGAGTCGGAAAGGGTTGGAGCTGCTTCTCAGTCACGACTTGGTTGCAAGTGGTTTCAGACATTCTTGTTTGATTATAAGATTCGAGATTTGGGTTATAGTTGTTCGCAATTCACTTGGAGTAGAGGGAATTTATCTCAGCGTCTTGATAAG AAACAAATAGGTTGGCTTGGAAATGGATGTCTATGGACAAGTTCTCAAGTGTCGTAA
- the LOC107896976 gene encoding uncharacterized protein isoform X4: MDLTNAKVLNESERVGAASQSRLGCKWFQTFLFDYKIRDLGYSCSQFTWSRGNLSQRLDKVISNSEWDFFAPNYAVHNLHRLKLDNRPILVSLRLNFQWDSGPFQCLPSQMLHAEFKELVRKT; the protein is encoded by the exons ATGGATTTGACTAACGCTAAG GTGTTAAATGAGTCGGAAAGGGTTGGAGCTGCTTCTCAGTCACGACTTGGTTGCAAGTGGTTTCAGACATTCTTGTTTGATTATAAGATTCGAGATTTGGGTTATAGTTGTTCGCAATTCACTTGGAGTAGAGGGAATTTATCTCAGCGTCTTGATAAGGTAATTTCTAACTCTGAATGGGACTTCTTTGCGCCCAACTATGCTGTCCATAATCTTCATAGACTAAAATTAGATAATCGTCCTATTTTGGTCTCTTTAAGGCTGAATTTTCAATGGGACAGTGGACCCTTTCAGTGTCTACCTAGTCAGATGCTTCATGCCGAGTTTAAAGAGCTTGTGAGGAAAACTTAA
- the LOC107896976 gene encoding uncharacterized protein isoform X3 codes for MGHPCFHNFVSEYQKEFQLEIVCLFETRTSGVRADRIISQIRMAWSCRIEANGFSSGIWNLWNEIVSIDILAIHPQMVHMKVLNESERVGAASQSRLGCKWFQTFLFDYKIRDLGYSCSQFTWSRGNLSQRLDKVMCYGL; via the exons ATGGGTCATCCATGCTTTCATAATTTTGTTTCTGAGTATCAAAAGGAGTTTCAACTAGAGATTGTTTGTCTTTTTGAAACCCGGACGAGTGGTGTGCGTGCTGATAGAATTATTTCTCAAATCAGAATGGCCTGGTCATGTAGGATTGAAGCTAATGGTTTTAGCAGTGGTATTTGGAACCTTTGGAATGAAATAGTTTCAATTGATATTCTAGCTATTCACCCTCAAATGGTTCATATGAAG GTGTTAAATGAGTCGGAAAGGGTTGGAGCTGCTTCTCAGTCACGACTTGGTTGCAAGTGGTTTCAGACATTCTTGTTTGATTATAAGATTCGAGATTTGGGTTATAGTTGTTCGCAATTCACTTGGAGTAGAGGGAATTTATCTCAGCGTCTTGATAAG GTAATGTGTTATGGACTATAG